In Candidatus Nitronauta litoralis, one DNA window encodes the following:
- a CDS encoding serine hydroxymethyltransferase — protein sequence MSLLSDFDPEIAGAIKNELDRENSTLEMIASENFVSPAVMEAQGSVMTNKYAEGYPKKRYYGGCEFVDIAEQLAIDRAKQIFGAEHANVQPHSGSQANMAVYHSVLEPGDTILGMDLSHGGHLTHGSPVNFSGYTYKVFQYGVSRDTGLIDYDAVEKLAKEHRPKMIVVGASAYSRVIDAKRFREIADEVGAKIMTDIAHPAGLVAAGIYPSPVPHSDFVTSTTHKTLRGPRGGLILCKEEYAKMVNKRIFPGIQGGPLMHVIAAKAVAFKEALTEEFVEYQKQVVKNAQCLAQLLMDGGLNIVSNGTDTHVFLVDLTEKGLTGKETEEALEQAGITVNKNTVPFETRSPFVTSGIRIGSAALTTRGMKEPEMKRIGEMILSVLEKKDDPAHLQSLRDKVRDLCDQFPLYQETSSTQQV from the coding sequence TTGTCCCTCTTATCCGATTTTGACCCGGAAATCGCCGGGGCCATCAAAAATGAATTAGATCGTGAAAACTCCACTTTGGAAATGATCGCATCCGAAAATTTTGTCAGTCCGGCAGTGATGGAAGCCCAAGGCTCAGTAATGACAAATAAGTATGCCGAAGGTTATCCGAAAAAAAGGTACTACGGCGGGTGCGAATTTGTGGATATTGCGGAGCAACTAGCAATAGACCGAGCCAAACAGATTTTTGGAGCAGAACATGCCAACGTCCAACCACATTCCGGCTCCCAGGCCAATATGGCGGTCTATCACAGTGTTCTGGAACCAGGCGATACGATTTTGGGGATGGACTTGTCTCACGGTGGACACCTGACCCACGGTAGTCCGGTAAACTTCTCCGGCTATACTTACAAAGTTTTTCAATATGGTGTTTCCCGGGATACGGGACTGATCGATTATGATGCCGTTGAAAAGCTTGCCAAGGAGCACCGTCCAAAAATGATAGTGGTTGGTGCCAGTGCTTATTCAAGGGTAATCGATGCCAAACGGTTTCGGGAAATAGCGGATGAAGTCGGTGCAAAAATAATGACCGATATTGCGCATCCTGCAGGCTTGGTTGCTGCAGGTATCTATCCTTCACCTGTACCGCACTCTGATTTTGTGACGAGCACTACCCATAAGACCCTGAGAGGTCCGCGAGGGGGCTTGATCCTTTGCAAGGAGGAATATGCGAAGATGGTCAACAAGCGCATTTTCCCAGGAATCCAGGGCGGCCCTCTGATGCATGTGATTGCCGCAAAAGCGGTAGCCTTTAAAGAAGCACTTACAGAAGAGTTTGTTGAGTATCAGAAACAGGTAGTAAAAAACGCGCAGTGTCTTGCTCAATTACTGATGGACGGCGGTTTGAACATTGTAAGTAATGGCACTGATACCCACGTGTTTCTGGTGGACCTGACTGAGAAAGGGCTCACGGGAAAAGAAACAGAAGAAGCTCTTGAGCAGGCGGGTATAACCGTCAACAAGAATACTGTTCCTTTTGAAACACGCAGCCCCTTTGTTACTTCCGGGATTCGTATTGGGTCTGCGGCTCTTACAACCCGTGGGATGAAAGAGCCGGAAATGAAGCGAATCGGTGAGATGATCTTGAGCGTGTTGGAGAAAAAGGACGACCCGGCTCACCTCCAATCCCTGCGAGATAAGGTGCGTGATTTGTGTGATCAGTTTCCCCTGTACCAGGAGACATCCAGCACCCAGCAGGTTTAA
- the rpiB gene encoding ribose 5-phosphate isomerase B, translating into MNASHNSKKIIISSDHAGFELKEYVKAFLEGKGAVVEDLGPEDTQSVDYPDYGIKLALKMTDHPECAGILVCGTGVGMSMVVNRFPRIRGALCHDLYTAQMSRAHNDANVLILGGRVIGKGLAEEIVNTWLTTEFEGGRHQRRVDKIEVNESSSTIKGEG; encoded by the coding sequence ATGAACGCAAGTCATAATTCAAAAAAAATTATTATTTCTTCAGACCATGCAGGGTTTGAGTTAAAGGAATACGTTAAGGCTTTTCTTGAGGGGAAAGGGGCTGTTGTTGAGGATCTGGGACCTGAGGACACCCAATCAGTGGACTATCCTGATTATGGGATCAAACTTGCCCTTAAAATGACGGATCACCCCGAGTGTGCTGGAATCCTGGTTTGTGGAACCGGTGTTGGAATGTCCATGGTGGTCAACCGTTTTCCCAGAATCCGGGGAGCCCTTTGCCACGATCTTTATACCGCTCAAATGAGTCGGGCGCATAATGATGCGAATGTCCTGATTTTGGGGGGGCGGGTTATCGGGAAGGGATTGGCAGAAGAAATAGTAAATACCTGGCTTACCACCGAGTTTGAGGGTGGCAGGCATCAGCGGCGTGTCGATAAAATTGAAGTGAACGAATCCTCGTCTACTATTAAAGGAGAAGGCTAA
- a CDS encoding pentapeptide repeat-containing protein, translating into MRESIPDLKKQNLSKEEFCKRIEKLKHDLMGEELARLQLDGIKLDDANLMRTDFTESSLKKCNFQSSDCMGALLTGCQLTEAKFRGAHLTQVDLKDAKATQADFSGAKLNESNVSRADLTGAKLNKTSITKARLDSVTLEKASCVSADFTHSSFRVAALSGTDFTNARMVQVDFGEAELIGAILCGANLAQSNFGVAELTDANLTNAKMERVVLISADLVRANFKGAQLEKAEFEDSDCEGANFTGANLKGAKMEGAHNLTLEQLQAAIIDKKTTLPSRFEVTWKSKKEFEIKVRG; encoded by the coding sequence ATGAGGGAATCAATACCCGATCTCAAAAAGCAGAATCTTTCCAAAGAAGAGTTCTGCAAGCGAATAGAAAAATTGAAGCACGACCTCATGGGAGAAGAGTTAGCTCGTTTGCAATTAGATGGTATAAAACTGGATGATGCCAATCTGATGAGAACAGATTTTACAGAGTCCAGTTTGAAGAAATGCAACTTTCAAAGTTCGGATTGTATGGGTGCCTTGTTAACGGGCTGCCAATTGACAGAGGCGAAGTTTCGTGGAGCGCATTTAACACAGGTTGATTTAAAAGATGCGAAGGCAACTCAGGCAGATTTCAGTGGAGCCAAACTTAATGAAAGCAATGTATCAAGGGCGGACCTTACTGGTGCAAAACTAAATAAAACTTCCATAACAAAAGCCCGGCTGGATAGCGTTACACTCGAAAAGGCAAGTTGTGTCAGTGCGGACTTTACACACAGTTCATTTCGGGTCGCCGCTTTGAGTGGTACAGACTTTACTAATGCACGGATGGTTCAGGTTGATTTTGGTGAAGCGGAATTGATAGGGGCAATACTTTGTGGAGCTAATCTTGCCCAGTCCAACTTTGGTGTTGCGGAGTTGACCGATGCCAATCTCACTAACGCCAAAATGGAGCGGGTGGTTTTGATCAGTGCTGATCTTGTCAGAGCAAACTTCAAAGGCGCCCAGCTCGAAAAAGCTGAATTTGAAGACAGCGATTGTGAAGGAGCAAATTTCACGGGAGCCAACCTCAAAGGGGCCAAAATGGAAGGGGCACACAACCTTACTTTGGAACAGTTGCAAGCTGCCATAATTGATAAAAAGACGACTCTTCCTTCCAGATTTGAAGTGACCTGGAAATCCAAAAAGGAATTTGAAATTAAGGTAAGGGGGTAA
- the tatC gene encoding twin-arginine translocase subunit TatC translates to MGYGIKDLKFQDKVGISSHLKEAKDRMIQVTIVVLIFFAVSFYFIDIPLAWLEQPLPEKFGKLSFITPTEPFFTNMKVAFMCSMFISMPFILFHLWQFIAPGLKVKEKKITMMFVTFGTLFFVFGGAFCYFLVVPIALKFLMNYGVNFWNFQVTIGFYFSFLTKLIMSFAFAFQTPLIMVLLTKFGVINTIKMRLYRKWAFLGCFVLASVLTPPDIITQLMLGVPLYGLYEFGVIASAIFEDPKQRDLAIKQMQLHKEMRKAKKEAQQAAKAKSGKAKIKKIIKKQDKKAG, encoded by the coding sequence ATGGGATACGGAATCAAGGATTTAAAATTTCAGGACAAGGTTGGGATTTCTTCCCATTTGAAGGAAGCCAAAGACCGGATGATCCAGGTGACCATCGTGGTCCTGATCTTTTTTGCTGTCAGCTTCTATTTTATTGATATCCCTCTTGCCTGGTTGGAGCAACCCCTCCCCGAAAAGTTTGGAAAACTATCTTTTATTACCCCCACCGAGCCGTTTTTTACAAATATGAAGGTTGCCTTCATGTGTTCCATGTTCATTTCCATGCCCTTTATTCTTTTTCACCTGTGGCAGTTTATTGCTCCTGGCCTGAAGGTAAAAGAAAAGAAAATTACGATGATGTTCGTGACTTTCGGCACCTTGTTTTTTGTGTTCGGAGGCGCATTCTGCTATTTCCTGGTCGTTCCGATTGCTTTGAAGTTCCTGATGAATTACGGGGTCAATTTCTGGAATTTTCAGGTCACAATCGGATTTTATTTTTCGTTTCTGACCAAATTGATCATGTCATTCGCTTTCGCGTTTCAGACCCCACTTATTATGGTGTTGCTTACAAAATTTGGGGTGATCAACACCATCAAAATGAGGCTTTATCGTAAATGGGCTTTTTTAGGATGTTTTGTTCTAGCATCTGTTCTGACTCCACCGGATATCATTACTCAGTTGATGCTGGGTGTTCCCCTTTACGGTTTATATGAATTCGGGGTTATTGCTTCTGCTATCTTTGAAGACCCGAAACAGCGGGACCTTGCTATCAAACAGATGCAGCTTCATAAAGAGATGCGGAAGGCTAAAAAAGAAGCTCAGCAGGCAGCAAAAGCCAAATCGGGAAAGGCCAAAATTAAAAAGATTATCAAGAAGCAGGATAAAAAAGCCGGGTAG
- a CDS encoding DUF507 family protein, protein MRLTNEMIERMSKKATKALLDGGQVIWEDTPEKLEGIINHVITQDLMVEDLLNDEVKTLLESRTKDYERDMMDFSRVFQMVKQKLVRERGLIL, encoded by the coding sequence ATGCGTCTAACAAATGAAATGATCGAACGAATGTCCAAAAAAGCCACCAAAGCTCTTCTGGATGGCGGACAGGTGATTTGGGAAGATACTCCAGAAAAACTGGAAGGCATTATCAACCACGTCATCACCCAGGATTTAATGGTCGAAGACTTGCTAAATGACGAAGTGAAAACTTTACTTGAATCCCGAACAAAAGATTACGAACGGGATATGATGGATTTTAGTCGTGTCTTCCAAATGGTAAAACAAAAACTGGTACGTGAAAGGGGTCTTATTTTATAA
- a CDS encoding DUF507 family protein, which yields MKISREKVNHISSLIVKDLAKREEFDYKCDLNEVRLEIAKVMLDELKTDELCDQEARKTVASYANSPREGSPEWDVLYHKHYEEQLTKHGM from the coding sequence ATGAAAATAAGTCGGGAAAAAGTAAATCATATAAGCAGTCTAATCGTCAAAGACCTCGCCAAACGGGAAGAATTTGACTACAAATGCGACCTCAATGAGGTCCGTTTGGAAATAGCTAAAGTAATGTTGGATGAATTGAAAACCGATGAGTTGTGCGACCAGGAAGCCAGGAAAACTGTCGCCTCCTACGCCAACAGTCCTCGCGAAGGATCTCCTGAATGGGATGTTCTTTACCACAAGCACTACGAGGAACAACTCACCAAACACGGAATGTAA